From a single Photobacterium gaetbulicola Gung47 genomic region:
- a CDS encoding hypothetical protein (COG1739) has protein sequence MTVSEPYLIPASSATLEEEIKKSRFITYLAHTPNVDAAKAFVQSIKDKHHDARHNCWAFVAGRPEDSMKWGFSDDGEPSGTAGKPILAQLTGSGVGEITAVVTRYSGGIKLGTGGLVKAYGGGVQQALTVLQTKEKLITSELLISCEYNQVSLVESLVTEFAGRQVEADYGQRVTLVIELDRRRVESFSATLFSRSGGQVSAVDRSE, from the coding sequence ATGACCGTTAGTGAGCCCTACCTGATCCCAGCAAGCAGTGCGACTCTCGAAGAAGAAATCAAGAAAAGCCGCTTTATTACCTATTTGGCACATACCCCGAATGTCGACGCTGCTAAGGCGTTTGTCCAAAGCATTAAGGATAAACACCATGATGCCAGGCATAACTGTTGGGCGTTTGTTGCCGGGCGACCTGAAGATTCGATGAAGTGGGGATTCAGCGATGATGGCGAGCCGTCAGGAACGGCGGGTAAGCCAATCCTTGCCCAGCTGACTGGATCCGGCGTGGGAGAAATTACGGCTGTGGTAACGCGCTACTCTGGCGGTATTAAGCTCGGTACCGGTGGTTTGGTCAAAGCCTATGGTGGCGGTGTTCAGCAAGCCTTAACTGTGCTGCAAACCAAAGAAAAGTTAATAACTTCGGAACTGCTGATTAGCTGCGAGTATAATCAGGTATCGCTGGTGGAGTCTTTAGTCACTGAGTTCGCCGGCCGCCAAGTTGAGGCTGATTATGGCCAGCGGGTGACATTGGTGATTGAGTTGGATCGCCGCCGGGTCGAGTCATTCAGTGCGACCCTGTTTAGTCGCAGTGGTGGGCAGGTGAGTGCGGTAGACCGTTCAGAGTAG
- a CDS encoding putative potassium uptake protein TrkH (COG0168): MQFRSIIRIVGLLLALFSVTMLAPALVALIYRDGAGLPFVVTFFLLFAGGALLWVPNRHYRRELKARDGFLIVVLFWTVIGSAGAVPFILAKTPDLSVTDSFFESFSALTTTGATVIVGLDHLPKAILFYRQLLQWFGGMGIIVLAVAILPVLGIGGMQLYRAEIPGPVKDSKMTPRIAETAKALWYIYLALTISCALAFWLAGMTAFDAVAHSFSTVAIGGFSTHDASMGYFNSPTINMITVVFLLISACNFSLHFAAFANGGIHLRTYWRDPEFRAFFASQLILFLICFGMLLKHHSYDSYHDAFDQALFQTVSISTTAGFTTTGFSEWPLFLPVLLLFSSFVGGCAGSTGGGIKVIRMFLLLLQGVRELKRLVHPRAVYTIKVGNKALPQRVVDAVWGFFSAYALVFVICMLALIATGIDELTAFSAVAATLNNLGPGLGEVAVHFGEVNDPAKWVLVIAMLFGRLEVFTLLVLFTPTFWRS; the protein is encoded by the coding sequence ATGCAATTTCGTTCCATTATCAGGATTGTCGGGCTGCTGCTCGCCTTATTCAGTGTCACTATGCTGGCGCCAGCCTTGGTGGCCTTAATCTATCGCGACGGAGCGGGACTGCCGTTTGTCGTGACTTTTTTTCTTCTTTTTGCGGGTGGTGCCTTGTTATGGGTGCCTAACCGTCATTACCGTAGGGAACTAAAAGCGCGGGATGGCTTCCTGATTGTGGTGCTGTTCTGGACCGTTATCGGCAGTGCCGGTGCTGTTCCCTTTATTCTGGCTAAAACCCCAGACCTATCAGTAACAGATTCCTTTTTTGAATCTTTTTCAGCGCTGACCACTACCGGGGCTACCGTGATTGTCGGGCTGGATCATCTCCCAAAGGCGATTTTGTTTTATCGACAGTTGCTGCAATGGTTCGGCGGTATGGGGATCATCGTATTGGCTGTTGCCATTTTGCCGGTACTGGGTATCGGTGGTATGCAGCTTTACCGGGCTGAGATCCCTGGCCCGGTCAAAGACAGTAAAATGACCCCGCGTATTGCCGAAACCGCCAAGGCGCTATGGTATATCTATCTCGCGTTGACCATCAGTTGTGCGTTGGCTTTCTGGCTAGCGGGCATGACCGCATTTGATGCGGTAGCCCATAGCTTTTCCACGGTGGCGATTGGAGGGTTTTCTACCCATGACGCCAGCATGGGTTATTTCAATAGCCCGACGATTAACATGATCACCGTGGTGTTCCTGCTGATTTCCGCCTGTAACTTTTCACTCCACTTTGCAGCCTTTGCCAATGGTGGCATTCATTTGCGTACCTATTGGCGTGATCCGGAGTTTCGGGCATTTTTCGCATCGCAGCTGATTTTGTTCCTGATCTGCTTTGGCATGTTGCTCAAGCACCATTCCTATGACTCGTACCACGATGCCTTTGATCAGGCGTTGTTCCAAACGGTCTCCATCTCAACGACCGCAGGTTTCACCACCACGGGATTCTCTGAATGGCCACTGTTTTTGCCAGTACTACTGCTGTTTTCATCATTTGTCGGCGGGTGCGCGGGATCGACCGGTGGTGGTATCAAGGTGATCCGGATGTTCTTGTTGTTACTGCAAGGTGTCAGGGAGCTCAAGCGCTTGGTTCACCCGCGGGCGGTTTATACCATTAAGGTCGGAAATAAAGCCTTGCCGCAACGTGTGGTTGATGCGGTGTGGGGGTTCTTCTCGGCGTATGCCTTGGTCTTTGTGATCTGCATGTTGGCGTTGATCGCAACGGGGATTGATGAGCTAACGGCGTTCTCAGCCGTGGCTGCTACCTTGAATAACCTCGGACCGGGCCTCGGGGAAGTCGCGGTTCACTTTGGCGAAGTTAATGATCCGGCAAAATGGGTATTGGTGATTGCGATGCTATTTGGTCGCTTGGAAGTCTTTACCTTGTTGGTGCTGTTTACTCCTACATTTTGGCGTAGTTAA
- a CDS encoding protoporphyrinogen oxidase (COG4635), giving the protein MEKVLLLHSSSDGQTIKIMRHIEKTLGEGYQCELADLNQLPAVSFEQYDRILIGASIRYGHLNKKLYQFINQNLPALEQHKVGFFCVNLTARKEGKNTPETSAYMKKFRQKSPWQPGLQAVFAGALRYPRYKWFDRVMIQFIMRITGGETDTSKEVEYTDWQKVEAFAAQFKAY; this is encoded by the coding sequence GTGGAAAAAGTTCTTTTGCTTCATTCGAGCAGTGATGGGCAAACCATCAAAATCATGCGTCATATTGAGAAAACTCTGGGAGAGGGCTATCAGTGTGAGTTGGCAGATTTGAACCAGCTGCCTGCTGTTTCTTTTGAGCAGTATGACCGCATCTTGATTGGGGCTTCGATCCGTTATGGGCATCTTAATAAAAAGCTCTATCAGTTTATCAATCAGAATCTGCCAGCGTTGGAGCAGCATAAAGTGGGTTTCTTCTGTGTCAACTTAACAGCCCGTAAAGAAGGCAAAAACACACCGGAGACAAGTGCCTATATGAAGAAGTTCCGTCAGAAGTCACCATGGCAACCTGGCTTGCAGGCAGTATTTGCCGGAGCGCTCCGCTATCCACGATATAAATGGTTTGATCGGGTAATGATTCAGTTCATTATGCGTATTACTGGTGGGGAAACTGATACAAGTAAAGAGGTGGAATATACGGATTGGCAAAAAGTAGAGGCCTTTGCGGCCCAGTTTAAGGCCTATTAA
- a CDS encoding RNA-directed DNA polymerase (COG3344) — MTSTQLMEQICSSTNLNQALRRVKKNKGCAGVDKLDIAATISVLRQSSNGQALRQSLLDGSYQPQPVLGVEIPKPSGGVRQLGIPTVLDRIVQQAITSVLTDIYEPKFSNSSYGFRPNRSAHHALAAASHYIREGGVM, encoded by the coding sequence GTGACCTCAACTCAGTTGATGGAGCAGATCTGTTCATCAACGAATCTGAACCAAGCCCTGAGAAGAGTAAAGAAGAACAAGGGATGTGCTGGGGTTGATAAACTCGACATAGCAGCCACTATCTCGGTGCTTCGGCAGTCTTCCAATGGGCAAGCGCTCCGCCAGAGCCTTCTGGACGGTAGCTATCAACCCCAACCCGTCTTGGGTGTAGAAATCCCTAAACCTAGTGGGGGAGTGAGGCAGCTAGGTATCCCAACGGTACTTGATAGGATTGTCCAACAGGCCATCACATCAGTCCTGACAGATATCTACGAACCTAAGTTCTCCAACAGCAGTTACGGGTTCAGGCCCAACCGTAGTGCCCACCATGCTCTGGCGGCAGCAAGCCACTACATCAGGGAGGGCGGGGTTATGTAG
- a CDS encoding RNA-directed DNA polymerase (COG3344) encodes MNHDRLMHRLSKDITDKRVLKLIRSYLQAGIMRNGLVEQRQRGTPQGGPLSPLLSNIVLDELDKELERRGHKFCRYADDCQIYVHSEEAANRVKASITEFLEQKLKLTVNREKSAATRVTERTYLGHRFQRDGSIHISKTAQTHMKKRVRQITKRNRGRELKTVIVELTQYLRGWQHYFKLAMRKSAMQRLDEWIRRRLRCYRLKQRKRRHSIATWLRQEGVNERNAWKLAMSEKGWWHLALSPQLNQAMPVKWFKEMGMYSLRDGYESLKIYSEPPYATHACTVV; translated from the coding sequence GTGAACCACGATAGGCTGATGCACAGGCTATCGAAAGATATCACAGATAAACGGGTACTGAAGCTGATCAGGTCATACCTACAGGCAGGCATAATGCGAAACGGGTTAGTCGAGCAGAGGCAACGAGGGACACCACAGGGTGGCCCATTATCTCCGCTGCTATCAAATATCGTATTAGATGAGTTGGATAAAGAGCTTGAACGAAGAGGGCATAAGTTCTGCCGATATGCAGACGACTGCCAAATCTACGTGCACAGTGAGGAAGCCGCAAATCGAGTAAAAGCCTCGATAACGGAGTTCTTGGAGCAGAAACTGAAACTCACGGTCAACCGGGAGAAGAGTGCGGCAACAAGAGTGACAGAGCGGACTTACTTAGGCCATCGCTTCCAACGAGATGGGAGTATCCATATCTCGAAGACAGCACAAACTCACATGAAGAAGCGAGTGCGTCAAATAACGAAGCGGAATCGAGGACGAGAGTTGAAGACAGTAATAGTCGAACTAACTCAATATCTAAGAGGTTGGCAACACTACTTCAAGCTCGCCATGCGGAAAAGCGCGATGCAGCGCTTGGATGAATGGATAAGACGGCGCTTACGGTGCTACCGACTCAAGCAGCGAAAACGCAGACACAGCATAGCGACATGGTTACGCCAAGAAGGCGTAAACGAGCGCAATGCTTGGAAGCTAGCGATGTCAGAGAAAGGATGGTGGCATCTGGCTTTATCGCCGCAGCTCAATCAGGCCATGCCAGTTAAATGGTTCAAGGAGATGGGCATGTACTCATTGAGAGATGGGTATGAGTCACTGAAAATATATTCGGAACCGCCGTATGCGACCCACGCTTGTACGGTGGTGTGA
- a CDS encoding chloride channel protein (COG0038), giving the protein MAHPLSSNPKIFVQILRWTLLIIPVAVIVGSLNAFFLWILSVATATRIDNPWLIYLLPLAGIVIVYCYRNLGKNSEGGNNLIMDEIHEPGAGIPARMAPLVLITTVITHLFGGSAGREGTAVQIGGASTHWLARKFRLNEADTRLILIAGVAAGFGAVFGTPLTGAIFALEVLAIGRLRYDAIIPALFAAILADVVCSAWGVHHTHYRIDFLETITLFEHAVKVDLLMIAKIVIAAVAFGLAGYLFGELTHAFKDIFKATLKNPYLIVVVGGLIVIAAVQLIGNYDYIGLGVYSSREGGVSILTAFQEGGAEWYSWLLKLLLTAITLAAGYKGGEVTPLFFVGATLGNTMAWVLGAPVDLFAALGFLAVFAAATNTPLACTIMGIELFGAEHMLYFAIACYTAYYFSGHTGIYSSQRVAVPKLFDLEGAPKIPHKLGELRETHSSLLKTLVKRFK; this is encoded by the coding sequence ATGGCGCATCCATTAAGTTCAAATCCCAAAATATTCGTTCAAATTCTCCGTTGGACGCTTCTCATTATTCCCGTTGCCGTTATTGTCGGCTCGCTCAATGCTTTTTTCCTCTGGATCCTCAGTGTCGCTACAGCGACCCGGATTGATAATCCTTGGCTGATTTATCTTTTACCGCTGGCCGGGATTGTGATTGTTTATTGCTACCGTAACCTAGGGAAAAACTCCGAGGGGGGCAACAATCTCATTATGGATGAGATCCATGAGCCCGGTGCCGGAATTCCTGCCCGTATGGCTCCCTTGGTATTGATAACAACAGTGATCACCCACCTATTCGGGGGATCGGCTGGCCGTGAAGGAACCGCAGTACAAATCGGTGGGGCATCGACTCACTGGCTGGCTCGCAAGTTCAGGCTCAATGAAGCGGATACCCGGTTGATTTTGATTGCCGGTGTGGCGGCAGGTTTTGGTGCCGTATTCGGTACGCCGCTAACAGGCGCAATCTTTGCCCTAGAAGTGCTGGCTATAGGACGCCTGCGCTATGATGCAATTATTCCTGCCTTGTTTGCTGCTATCTTGGCAGATGTCGTGTGTTCCGCTTGGGGAGTGCACCATACCCACTACCGGATAGATTTCCTCGAAACCATTACCCTGTTTGAACATGCTGTCAAAGTAGACCTGCTGATGATCGCCAAGATTGTGATTGCTGCCGTGGCTTTTGGTCTAGCGGGATACCTATTCGGAGAACTGACCCATGCCTTTAAAGATATCTTCAAAGCGACACTCAAAAACCCGTACCTGATAGTGGTTGTTGGTGGCTTGATTGTTATAGCGGCCGTGCAGCTGATCGGTAACTATGATTATATCGGTTTGGGGGTTTACTCGAGCAGGGAGGGAGGTGTCAGTATCTTAACGGCCTTTCAGGAGGGGGGAGCAGAGTGGTACAGCTGGCTACTCAAGTTGCTGCTAACGGCGATTACCCTAGCTGCCGGTTATAAGGGCGGGGAGGTCACACCGCTGTTCTTTGTCGGAGCAACATTGGGCAATACCATGGCATGGGTGCTGGGTGCACCGGTTGATTTGTTTGCTGCATTAGGCTTTCTAGCTGTATTTGCAGCTGCGACCAACACGCCGTTGGCCTGTACCATCATGGGCATCGAGTTATTTGGTGCCGAGCACATGCTGTATTTCGCCATTGCCTGTTATACCGCTTACTACTTCAGCGGACACACCGGGATCTACTCTTCGCAGCGAGTGGCGGTACCTAAGCTGTTTGATTTGGAGGGGGCACCCAAGATCCCCCATAAACTGGGTGAGTTGAGGGAAACCCATTCTTCTTTGCTGAAGACACTTGTGAAGCGTTTCAAATAA
- a CDS encoding thiamine biosynthesis protein ThiC (COG0422): MSNRKQARLDAKQFIDSLTTQAYPNSRKVYVTGSREDIRVPMREIALADSLVGGTREAPVFETNEPVRVYDTSGFYTDPEQPANIYTGLPKLREGWIEERGDTELLGELSSQFSKERLADDTLDELRFEQQARIRRAKPGKNVTQLHYARQGIITPEMEFIAIRENMGRAKYRDEVLNQQHPGMAFGANLPKEITPEFVRQEVAEGRAIIPSNINHPETEPMIIGRNFLVKVNANIGNSSVSSSIEEEVEKLVWSTRWGGDTVMDLSTGRNIHETREWIIRNSPVPIGTVPMYQALEKVNGIAENLNWEVFRDTLLEQAEQGVDYFTIHAGVLLRYVPMTAKRVTGIVSRGGSIMAKWCLAHHKESFLYEHFREICEICAQYDIALSLGDGLRPGSVADANDEAQFSELRTLGELTKVAWEYDVQVMIEGPGHVPMHMIKENMEEQLKHCHEAPFYTLGPLTTDIAPGYDHITSGIGAAMIGWYGCAMLCYVTPKEHLGLPNKEDVKVGLITYKLCAHAADLAKGHPGAQVRDNALSKARFEFRWEDQFNLALDPETARAYHDETLPQESGKIAHFCSMCGPKFCSMKISQEVRDYASGLEKAGDLAVRMLDDPLEGMQQKADEFRAKGSELYHPIKEES, translated from the coding sequence ATGTCGAATCGCAAACAAGCGAGATTGGACGCGAAACAATTTATCGACTCATTGACCACCCAGGCTTACCCGAACTCCCGGAAAGTCTATGTCACCGGGAGCCGCGAAGATATCCGCGTGCCAATGCGTGAGATTGCCCTGGCCGATAGCTTGGTCGGTGGAACCAGAGAAGCCCCTGTTTTTGAAACTAATGAACCGGTACGGGTCTATGATACCTCCGGTTTCTATACCGATCCTGAGCAGCCTGCAAATATCTACACTGGCCTGCCTAAGCTTCGTGAAGGCTGGATCGAGGAACGGGGGGACACCGAGTTGTTGGGCGAGCTGAGTTCTCAGTTTTCCAAAGAACGCCTGGCCGATGACACCCTTGATGAACTGAGGTTTGAGCAACAGGCGCGCATTCGCCGTGCCAAGCCAGGCAAAAATGTCACCCAGCTGCATTATGCCCGCCAGGGGATCATCACTCCTGAGATGGAGTTTATTGCCATTCGTGAAAACATGGGCCGGGCGAAATACCGTGATGAGGTACTAAACCAGCAGCACCCGGGCATGGCGTTTGGTGCCAACCTGCCAAAAGAAATCACCCCTGAATTTGTCCGCCAAGAAGTCGCTGAAGGCCGGGCAATTATCCCATCGAATATCAATCACCCTGAAACTGAGCCGATGATCATCGGCCGTAACTTCCTGGTCAAGGTCAACGCCAATATCGGTAACTCGTCTGTCAGTTCGTCGATTGAAGAGGAAGTGGAGAAGTTGGTGTGGTCGACCCGTTGGGGTGGCGATACCGTCATGGATCTCTCTACCGGTCGTAACATTCACGAAACCCGAGAATGGATCATCCGCAACAGCCCGGTGCCGATCGGCACAGTGCCTATGTATCAGGCTCTGGAAAAGGTCAACGGTATTGCTGAGAACCTCAACTGGGAGGTCTTTCGAGATACCTTGCTCGAGCAAGCTGAGCAGGGCGTGGATTATTTCACTATTCATGCCGGCGTGCTGCTGCGTTATGTCCCGATGACGGCGAAAAGGGTTACCGGCATTGTCTCGCGCGGTGGCTCTATAATGGCTAAGTGGTGTCTGGCCCATCACAAGGAAAGTTTCCTGTATGAGCATTTCCGGGAGATCTGTGAAATCTGTGCCCAGTATGATATCGCCTTGTCACTGGGAGATGGCCTGCGTCCTGGATCGGTGGCTGATGCCAATGATGAAGCGCAGTTCAGCGAGCTGCGTACCTTGGGTGAGCTGACCAAAGTTGCCTGGGAATATGATGTTCAGGTGATGATCGAAGGGCCGGGGCATGTACCGATGCACATGATCAAAGAGAACATGGAAGAGCAGCTCAAGCACTGCCATGAAGCACCGTTTTATACCTTGGGGCCTCTGACGACCGATATTGCACCGGGCTATGACCATATTACCTCCGGCATTGGTGCAGCCATGATAGGTTGGTATGGCTGTGCCATGCTGTGTTATGTCACACCAAAAGAACATTTGGGCCTACCGAATAAAGAAGATGTAAAGGTGGGGCTGATCACGTACAAGCTGTGTGCCCATGCGGCAGACTTAGCAAAAGGCCACCCCGGTGCTCAAGTGCGCGATAACGCCTTGTCGAAGGCTCGCTTTGAGTTCCGCTGGGAAGATCAATTTAACCTGGCTTTAGATCCTGAAACGGCTCGAGCCTACCATGATGAAACCCTCCCTCAGGAATCCGGCAAGATCGCCCATTTCTGCTCGATGTGCGGACCGAAATTCTGTTCGATGAAGATCTCGCAAGAAGTCCGTGACTACGCGAGCGGGCTGGAGAAAGCCGGTGATTTGGCCGTGCGGATGTTGGATGACCCCCTTGAGGGCATGCAGCAAAAAGCCGATGAGTTCCGGGCCAAGGGGAGTGAGTTATATCACCCAATCAAAGAGGAAAGTTAA
- a CDS encoding thiamine-phosphate pyrophosphorylase (COG0352) translates to MNALCLPDHLAPLLMHIEPLLAAADKYQLGEAVSMEWSGSEVVDIHLEGETFSVAFNPSESVAKGLEVRDQWLAPYPTLAEMQQEVAKNPALVVCGLPTERGCVDIWHHLGEARGVYCHHAGASEPQRAMLLAALALDYPLEDAVTLSRAHARGYLESHADGYGETGWPMVRALFPRPLTANHPECNELGWASKEVAVAPFATVERDKLALYPVVDTAEWVTRLLELGVKTTQLRIKDPFEPTLPAQISTIVEAGKQHNAQVFVNDYWQLAIAHQAYGVHLGQEDLETADLAAIQQAGLRLGLSTHGYYEILRAAEFAPSYIALGHIFPTTTKDMPSKPQGLNRLALYQKLIGDAFPTVAIGGIDLTRAERVWRTGVSSVAVVRAVTQADDPAQAVTAFGDILVRNAAE, encoded by the coding sequence ATGAACGCGTTGTGTTTACCCGATCACTTGGCGCCATTACTGATGCATATCGAGCCGTTGTTGGCAGCGGCTGATAAATACCAGCTTGGTGAAGCCGTCAGTATGGAGTGGAGCGGATCGGAGGTGGTAGACATTCACCTTGAAGGTGAAACCTTCTCGGTGGCGTTTAATCCGTCTGAAAGTGTGGCGAAGGGGTTGGAAGTGCGTGATCAGTGGCTCGCCCCTTATCCGACCTTGGCAGAGATGCAGCAAGAGGTCGCAAAGAATCCAGCTTTGGTGGTTTGCGGTCTGCCGACAGAGCGAGGCTGTGTCGATATCTGGCACCATCTCGGAGAAGCGCGGGGCGTATATTGCCATCATGCCGGGGCCAGTGAGCCGCAACGAGCCATGCTGCTGGCTGCGCTGGCATTGGACTACCCGCTGGAAGATGCGGTCACACTATCGCGTGCCCATGCCCGTGGTTACCTTGAAAGCCATGCTGATGGCTATGGCGAAACCGGATGGCCGATGGTGCGCGCCTTGTTTCCGCGCCCGCTGACGGCCAATCATCCTGAATGCAATGAGCTGGGCTGGGCCAGCAAAGAAGTGGCGGTGGCACCGTTTGCGACCGTAGAACGCGATAAGCTGGCGTTGTATCCGGTGGTCGATACCGCAGAGTGGGTTACTCGTTTGCTGGAGCTGGGGGTGAAGACGACCCAGCTTAGGATCAAAGATCCGTTTGAGCCCACTTTACCGGCGCAGATCAGCACTATCGTTGAGGCAGGTAAGCAGCATAATGCCCAGGTGTTTGTAAATGACTACTGGCAGTTGGCCATTGCTCACCAAGCTTATGGTGTTCACCTTGGGCAGGAAGATCTGGAAACGGCTGATCTGGCGGCGATCCAGCAAGCAGGACTGCGGCTAGGTCTCTCGACCCATGGCTACTACGAAATCCTGCGTGCCGCGGAGTTTGCCCCAAGCTATATCGCACTGGGTCATATCTTCCCGACAACCACTAAGGATATGCCATCAAAACCGCAGGGGCTTAACCGCTTGGCGCTTTATCAGAAGCTGATAGGTGACGCGTTCCCAACTGTGGCGATTGGCGGCATTGACTTGACCCGTGCCGAGCGTGTCTGGCGTACCGGGGTCAGCAGTGTGGCAGTTGTCCGCGCTGTCACCCAAGCCGACGACCCGGCGCAGGCTGTCACGGCATTTGGCGATATCTTAGTGCGTAACGCGGCCGAGTAG
- a CDS encoding putative molybdopterin biosynthesis MoeB protein (COG0476,COG0607) produces MLSDQEFLRYNRQIMLPQIGESGQQSLSDAQVLLVGAGGLGSAAALYLAGAGVGNLVIADDDTVDSSNLQRQVVYRDSDQGKAKAPMAAEQLQALNPHIRIRAVKARLADQRLAMEVSLADVVLDCSDNLATRYAVNHACFKANKPLISGAAIRWQGQLMVFDFRQGKGPCYHCLFPRQAGTIDEPQNCSNSGIAGPVVGTVGNLQALETIKLLTGAGEVGFGTLRQFDGLTMGWQAFQLPTDRACPVCGTGE; encoded by the coding sequence ATGCTCAGTGATCAGGAATTTCTCCGTTATAACCGTCAGATCATGCTGCCGCAGATCGGCGAATCTGGCCAGCAGTCACTGTCCGACGCCCAAGTTTTGCTGGTTGGTGCTGGCGGTTTGGGATCGGCTGCGGCTTTGTATCTTGCAGGTGCAGGAGTTGGCAACTTGGTGATTGCCGATGATGACACTGTCGATAGCTCCAACCTTCAGCGCCAGGTGGTCTATCGCGATAGCGATCAGGGCAAAGCCAAGGCACCGATGGCAGCGGAGCAGTTGCAGGCGTTAAATCCGCATATCCGTATCCGGGCGGTGAAAGCCCGGCTGGCTGATCAGCGGTTGGCGATGGAGGTATCGCTGGCTGACGTGGTGCTCGATTGCTCTGATAACTTAGCAACACGATACGCCGTCAATCACGCCTGCTTCAAGGCCAATAAGCCCTTGATATCTGGAGCGGCGATCCGCTGGCAGGGGCAGTTGATGGTTTTTGATTTCCGGCAGGGAAAAGGACCTTGCTATCACTGCTTGTTTCCGCGCCAGGCTGGGACGATTGATGAACCACAGAACTGCAGCAATTCCGGGATCGCCGGGCCGGTGGTCGGCACGGTCGGCAATTTGCAGGCATTGGAAACCATTAAATTATTGACCGGTGCTGGCGAGGTGGGCTTTGGCACGCTGCGCCAGTTCGATGGTCTGACGATGGGCTGGCAAGCCTTTCAATTACCAACAGATAGAGCGTGCCCGGTTTGCGGCACGGGAGAATAG
- a CDS encoding putative sulfur carrier protein ThiS (COG2104) encodes MTTSTLIQVRVNDKSVEVPEGQSLSALLTQLEMPVQATAVALNEDIVARSEWETTLLSAGDRIALFQAIAGG; translated from the coding sequence ATGACGACATCGACGCTGATCCAGGTACGGGTCAATGATAAATCAGTCGAGGTTCCAGAAGGCCAGTCTCTCAGCGCATTGTTGACGCAGCTGGAGATGCCGGTGCAGGCCACGGCCGTAGCCTTGAACGAAGATATTGTCGCCCGCAGTGAGTGGGAAACAACATTACTAAGCGCCGGCGATCGCATCGCCTTGTTCCAAGCGATTGCAGGAGGATAA
- a CDS encoding thiazole synthase (COG2022): MLTIADKTFSSRLFTGTGKYANRHTMAESIIASGSELVTMALKRVDIENRDDDILAPLIEAGVNLLPNTSGAKNAKEAVFAAKLAREALGTNWLKLEIHPDPKYLMPDPIETLAAAEELVREGFIVLPYCHADPVLCKRLEEVGCAAVMPLGAPIGSNKGLASRDFLEIIIDQAKVPVIVDAGIGAPSHAAEAMEMGADAVLVNTAIAAAADPVVMGRAFKLAVEGGRMAYEAGLAGTVNHAIASSPLTAFLDQPA; the protein is encoded by the coding sequence ATGCTAACTATCGCTGATAAGACGTTCTCGTCACGCCTGTTTACCGGTACCGGTAAGTATGCCAACCGCCACACCATGGCTGAATCAATCATCGCTTCGGGCTCCGAGTTAGTGACCATGGCCCTTAAGCGCGTGGATATCGAAAACCGTGATGATGATATCCTGGCGCCGCTAATTGAGGCTGGGGTAAACCTGCTACCCAATACTTCTGGTGCTAAGAATGCCAAGGAGGCAGTGTTTGCGGCCAAGCTGGCTCGAGAAGCGCTGGGTACCAACTGGTTGAAATTGGAAATTCACCCGGACCCGAAGTACTTGATGCCTGATCCGATCGAGACGTTGGCGGCGGCGGAAGAGTTGGTCCGTGAAGGATTCATCGTGTTGCCATACTGTCACGCTGATCCTGTTTTATGTAAGCGCCTGGAAGAGGTGGGTTGTGCGGCGGTGATGCCGCTGGGTGCACCGATTGGCTCCAACAAGGGGTTGGCTTCGCGCGATTTCCTCGAAATCATCATCGATCAGGCCAAGGTACCGGTGATTGTCGATGCCGGTATTGGTGCGCCATCTCATGCCGCTGAGGCTATGGAGATGGGGGCGGATGCAGTGCTGGTAAATACGGCAATTGCAGCGGCAGCCGATCCTGTTGTGATGGGGCGTGCCTTCAAGCTGGCGGTAGAAGGTGGTCGTATGGCTTATGAGGCGGGTTTGGCGGGAACGGTCAACCATGCTATTGCCTCTAGTCCGCTAACGGCGTTCTTGGATCAGCCAGCTTAA